One window of the Candidatus Hydrogenedentota bacterium genome contains the following:
- a CDS encoding 2-dehydropantoate 2-reductase, with protein sequence MRILVMGAGAIGSVVGGFMAKAGHDVTLVGRGAHMDNVRGSGLRITGIWGEHQIRGIDARTQPPSKTDTPYDLILITVKAYDTHAAVEAILPLVSESTLVCSYQNGLGNAEVIAESVGWRRTVGARAIYGVVVKEPGWVEVTVIANPTALGVYSHETPEDRVREIVAAMDAAGLPTVYTDAISTVLWGKVAYNCALNPLSAMLDVPYGALLETEHTRTIMREIVNELYAVGHKMGVPLAPSTAEEYIDLLFHTLIPPTAAHYASMRADFVHKRRTEIDALNGAIVRYAAGLGIHCPTNALLTRLVHAREHALGVSKSR encoded by the coding sequence ATGCGAATTCTCGTGATGGGGGCGGGCGCCATCGGCAGTGTGGTCGGCGGCTTCATGGCAAAAGCCGGACACGACGTCACCCTTGTGGGCCGAGGCGCTCACATGGACAACGTGCGCGGCAGTGGCCTTCGCATTACGGGTATTTGGGGCGAGCATCAGATTCGGGGAATCGATGCGCGTACGCAACCGCCCTCAAAGACGGACACGCCCTACGACCTCATTCTGATCACAGTGAAAGCGTACGACACACATGCCGCCGTTGAGGCCATCCTGCCGCTGGTTTCCGAGTCCACCCTGGTATGTTCCTACCAGAATGGACTGGGCAATGCGGAAGTCATCGCCGAGTCGGTGGGTTGGCGCCGGACGGTGGGGGCGAGGGCAATATACGGAGTCGTCGTGAAGGAACCTGGATGGGTGGAGGTGACGGTTATCGCCAATCCTACGGCGCTGGGCGTCTACTCTCACGAAACGCCGGAGGACCGTGTGCGTGAGATTGTCGCAGCAATGGATGCCGCCGGTCTGCCCACGGTGTACACCGACGCAATCTCGACGGTACTGTGGGGAAAAGTCGCGTACAACTGCGCGCTAAATCCCTTGTCTGCGATGCTGGATGTCCCATATGGCGCGTTGCTCGAGACCGAGCATACGCGCACAATCATGCGAGAAATCGTCAATGAGCTATACGCGGTGGGGCACAAAATGGGGGTTCCGCTGGCCCCTTCCACGGCGGAGGAGTACATCGACCTGCTCTTCCACACGCTGATTCCGCCGACTGCCGCGCACTATGCAAGCATGCGCGCCGATTTCGTTCACAAGAGACGCACCGAAATCGATGCGCTCAACGGTGCAATCGTTCGTTACGCCGCCGGACTTGGCATTCACTGCCCCACCAACGCCCTGCTTACCCGGCTTGTCCATGCGCGGGAGCATGCCCTTGGAGTCTCGAAGTCCCGCTAG
- a CDS encoding YkgJ family cysteine cluster protein, translating into MCLPTPYDVIRIVKATNANPYEFLEFLTPEEITGVDKTDPTWLECDDERYMMALRRDDKGCHFLDKKTKYCGIYEARPILCRLYPFALHESREGEFRGFSLHTDVGCPRHRDGSVPTKPLYDLYLEDSKHQEDYQALVDVFNAREYEGKKPQDFIEMFVVGFKKAKAPAKARRRNAS; encoded by the coding sequence GTGTGTCTTCCGACGCCTTACGATGTCATTCGCATCGTTAAGGCGACGAACGCGAATCCGTACGAATTCCTGGAATTCCTGACGCCGGAAGAAATCACCGGTGTCGACAAGACTGACCCCACCTGGCTTGAGTGTGATGACGAACGCTACATGATGGCCTTGCGGCGCGATGACAAGGGGTGTCACTTCCTCGACAAGAAAACCAAGTATTGCGGCATCTATGAGGCCCGGCCCATCCTCTGCAGGCTCTATCCGTTTGCGTTGCATGAATCGCGCGAAGGCGAGTTTCGCGGCTTTTCACTGCATACCGACGTGGGATGCCCTCGTCATCGCGATGGTTCGGTGCCGACAAAGCCTCTGTACGACCTGTACCTAGAAGACTCGAAACATCAAGAGGACTATCAGGCCCTCGTTGACGTCTTCAATGCGCGGGAATATGAAGGCAAAAAGCCTCAGGACTTCATCGAAATGTTCGTCGTTGGCTTCAAGAAAGCCAAAGCCCCGGCTAAAGCGCGTCGACGCAACGCCAGCTAA
- a CDS encoding acyl carrier protein yields the protein MADNNVAEMVRKIVVEKLDRKPEEVTMEARFIDDLGADSLDLTELLMALEEEYNIDIDDEANEIQTVGDAVKYIESKL from the coding sequence ATGGCAGACAACAACGTCGCGGAGATGGTCCGGAAAATCGTGGTCGAGAAGTTGGACCGCAAGCCGGAGGAAGTAACGATGGAGGCCCGCTTCATCGATGATCTCGGCGCGGACTCTTTGGATTTGACCGAGTTGTTGATGGCGTTGGAAGAGGAGTACAACATCGACATCGACGACGAGGCTAACGAGATCCAGACGGTTGGCGACGCGGTAAAGTACATCGAGTCGAAGCTCTAA
- the fabF gene encoding beta-ketoacyl-ACP synthase II has protein sequence MGTRVVVTGMGVVSPLGNDVKTFWSAVCAGKSGIRKLDRYDASALPTQIAGQVEPCAPADIPPKEIRRKDLYSIYALVASDEAWAQSGMDLSRETPERCGAIIGSGIGGISTLIEGHETFLKEGYRHLSPLTIPKLLTNIAAGEVAMRFGLRGPNKSVVTACATGAQCITEAANAIRLGQADVMLAGGSEASLTAFSMGGFCAMKAMSRRNDEPERASRPFDMDRDGFVMGEGAGILVLESEEHAKARGAEILGEIAGYGETSDAYHLTAPLPDGAGVAASMRIAMSEARVNPADVAYINAHGTSTKHNDATESAALRTVFGADMPPVSSTKSMMGHLVGAAGSVEAITCLLSIRDGVLPPSINYETPDPECDVNLVANQARESRVDVALSNSLGFGGHNATLVCRRYG, from the coding sequence ATGGGAACCAGAGTTGTTGTTACGGGGATGGGAGTTGTCTCTCCCCTAGGAAACGATGTCAAGACGTTTTGGTCGGCGGTGTGCGCTGGCAAGTCGGGCATTCGTAAGCTCGATCGGTACGATGCCTCGGCCCTACCCACGCAAATTGCCGGTCAGGTGGAACCATGCGCGCCCGCGGATATCCCTCCAAAGGAGATCCGGCGCAAGGATCTGTACTCGATTTATGCCCTTGTGGCATCGGACGAGGCGTGGGCGCAGTCGGGCATGGACCTGTCGCGCGAGACTCCCGAACGATGCGGCGCAATCATCGGAAGTGGAATCGGCGGTATTTCGACCCTCATAGAGGGGCACGAGACCTTTCTGAAGGAAGGGTATCGTCATCTGTCTCCTCTAACGATTCCCAAACTGCTGACCAATATTGCCGCCGGCGAGGTGGCCATGCGGTTTGGGCTGCGGGGTCCCAACAAGTCTGTCGTAACCGCTTGCGCGACCGGTGCGCAGTGCATCACGGAAGCGGCGAACGCCATCAGGCTGGGGCAGGCGGATGTTATGCTGGCAGGAGGCTCGGAGGCGTCACTCACCGCGTTCAGCATGGGTGGTTTCTGCGCTATGAAAGCCATGTCACGCCGGAACGATGAACCCGAACGCGCCAGCAGACCCTTCGACATGGACCGGGACGGGTTTGTTATGGGTGAAGGAGCCGGCATACTCGTACTTGAGTCCGAGGAGCACGCCAAGGCCCGTGGCGCGGAAATCCTGGGTGAAATCGCCGGATACGGCGAAACCAGCGACGCCTATCATTTGACGGCTCCGTTGCCGGACGGCGCTGGCGTCGCTGCATCCATGCGGATTGCGATGAGCGAAGCGCGGGTGAACCCGGCTGACGTGGCCTACATAAATGCCCACGGCACGAGCACCAAGCACAATGACGCCACCGAGTCCGCGGCGTTGCGCACCGTATTTGGCGCCGACATGCCCCCGGTGAGTTCCACGAAATCGATGATGGGTCACCTTGTGGGCGCGGCGGGTTCGGTGGAAGCAATTACTTGTCTTTTGTCCATTCGCGACGGTGTCTTGCCGCCGTCCATTAATTATGAGACGCCAGACCCGGAATGCGATGTAAACTTGGTGGCAAACCAGGCTCGCGAGTCGCGGGTTGATGTAGCACTTTCAAACTCGCTAGGATTCGGTGGGCATAACGCCACACTGGTCTGCAGACGATATGGGTGA
- the rnc gene encoding ribonuclease III, with the protein MGEEPVRAEQLKSLMARLGIRILQTELLDRALTHASIAAETQEPVSDYEALEFLGDAVLGLAVAHHLLEHKPNSTPGEYSRIRAALVNRRTLAELAQKLDIAPTIRLGKGEEQSGGRHRSALLADCVEALIGAIYLDQGWEAARDFVIHVTHEEFEEALTQDVQLDHKSRLQHYCQAERIPLPKFELVRSDGPDHRKQFEVEVLLKDQPHGRGVGLSKKEAEQNAARVALERVGVYRA; encoded by the coding sequence ATGGGTGAAGAACCGGTACGTGCTGAACAACTGAAATCGCTTATGGCGCGATTGGGGATTCGAATTCTCCAAACCGAACTCCTTGATCGCGCGCTCACTCATGCTTCCATCGCCGCCGAAACCCAAGAACCCGTTTCTGATTATGAAGCCCTCGAGTTCCTGGGAGACGCCGTCCTGGGCTTGGCGGTAGCCCACCACCTTCTCGAACACAAACCCAATAGTACGCCCGGGGAGTACAGCCGGATTCGCGCGGCACTTGTCAACCGCCGGACGCTGGCGGAACTGGCTCAGAAGCTGGATATCGCCCCGACTATCCGCTTGGGCAAAGGGGAGGAGCAGTCCGGGGGGCGCCACCGCTCGGCGCTCCTTGCCGACTGTGTCGAAGCGCTCATCGGGGCCATCTATCTGGACCAAGGTTGGGAAGCCGCCCGCGACTTCGTCATCCACGTGACCCACGAAGAGTTCGAAGAAGCGCTGACCCAAGACGTGCAATTGGATCATAAGTCCCGCCTGCAACACTACTGCCAGGCAGAACGTATTCCGCTACCGAAGTTCGAGTTGGTGCGCTCGGACGGCCCCGACCACCGGAAGCAGTTTGAGGTGGAGGTTTTACTCAAGGACCAACCCCACGGCAGGGGCGTCGGACTGAGCAAGAAAGAGGCGGAGCAGAATGCCGCGCGCGTAGCCCTCGAACGCGTAGGGGTCTATAGAGCCTGA
- a CDS encoding DUF1559 domain-containing protein has protein sequence MSNRSAKTGFTLIELLVVIAIIGILAAILLPALARAREAARRASCQNNLKQMGLVFKMYSNESKGEKFPMKCPPEVLTNPCYTFDAVSVYPEYLTDLSVNLCPSDPAGAGFVDPTNLTDSWIPNHQLDVVEFNQSGDQSYIYFSWAIPRDNSLLTGWGSFPGDVVSNLAASLLDINLRDDDIEVDSPAHPVLGAFTIHRLREGIERFFISDINNAAASAVGQSELAVMWDVTSTDVSAFNHVPGGANVLFMDGHVAFERYPQTTFPVSEEFAILSGAAASF, from the coding sequence ATGTCCAACCGCAGTGCCAAAACCGGATTCACGTTGATTGAATTGCTGGTTGTCATCGCCATTATCGGAATTCTTGCGGCAATCTTGTTGCCGGCCCTGGCTCGCGCGCGCGAAGCGGCGCGGCGGGCTTCCTGTCAGAACAACCTCAAGCAGATGGGGTTGGTCTTCAAGATGTATTCAAACGAATCGAAGGGGGAGAAGTTCCCGATGAAATGTCCCCCCGAGGTGCTGACGAATCCGTGTTACACCTTCGACGCAGTGAGTGTGTATCCCGAATACCTGACGGATCTCTCGGTGAACCTTTGTCCGTCAGATCCAGCCGGAGCAGGGTTCGTCGACCCGACCAACCTCACGGATAGTTGGATTCCAAATCATCAATTGGACGTCGTGGAGTTCAACCAGAGCGGCGACCAGTCGTACATTTACTTTAGCTGGGCGATTCCACGCGACAACAGCCTGCTGACGGGGTGGGGAAGCTTCCCGGGCGATGTTGTCAGCAACTTGGCCGCCTCGCTTCTCGACATCAATTTGCGTGACGACGACATCGAAGTGGACAGCCCGGCGCATCCGGTGCTTGGTGCGTTCACCATTCATCGCCTGCGTGAGGGAATCGAACGGTTCTTCATTTCCGACATCAACAACGCCGCAGCTTCTGCGGTCGGCCAGTCCGAGCTTGCAGTCATGTGGGATGTGACGAGCACGGATGTGTCGGCATTTAACCACGTCCCAGGTGGCGCGAACGTATTGTTCATGGACGGACACGTGGCGTTCGAACGCTATCCGCAAACGACGTTCCCGGTGAGCGAAGAGTTCGCCATTCTCTCGGGAGCCGCCGCGAGCTTCTAG
- a CDS encoding purine-nucleoside phosphorylase, producing the protein MAELDPKIAVVSGSGLNLRPLLDSIHDVVSFEAACNLGHAPLAGHDRAFVTGTCANKTMILQCGRLHFYEGLPYETVTAPVDYLHAQGIRTIVFTNVVGGLLPDMNPGDLVAITRLHTWPFVDWTNRPESIDTDFIIPGCDFTGDYRWMHGPNYETRAEIEILRHLGGFVVGMSTAPEAQRCRELGIRFAVISCVTNNCCSPTPLTHHDVVSVARRFSERLCKLLRRHLS; encoded by the coding sequence ATGGCCGAGTTAGATCCGAAGATTGCGGTAGTCTCCGGATCAGGCCTGAACCTCAGGCCCCTGCTCGACTCGATACACGACGTAGTCTCCTTTGAAGCGGCCTGCAATCTCGGGCACGCCCCGCTTGCCGGACACGACCGGGCCTTTGTCACGGGGACTTGCGCCAACAAAACCATGATTCTCCAGTGCGGCCGCCTTCATTTCTATGAGGGACTCCCTTACGAGACCGTCACGGCTCCTGTTGACTATCTGCACGCACAGGGTATACGGACAATTGTGTTCACCAATGTGGTTGGCGGGCTGCTTCCAGACATGAATCCCGGTGACTTGGTCGCCATTACGCGCCTGCACACGTGGCCCTTCGTGGACTGGACCAACCGGCCTGAATCCATTGACACGGACTTCATCATTCCCGGCTGCGACTTCACGGGCGACTACCGGTGGATGCACGGGCCAAACTACGAGACACGGGCCGAGATCGAAATTCTGCGCCATCTCGGTGGTTTCGTAGTCGGCATGAGTACCGCCCCGGAGGCACAACGCTGCCGCGAACTCGGCATTCGGTTCGCGGTCATTTCGTGCGTTACGAACAACTGCTGCTCCCCCACGCCCCTCACTCATCACGACGTGGTCAGCGTTGCGCGGCGTTTCTCCGAAAGGCTCTGCAAGCTGCTGCGCCGCCATTTGTCGTAG
- a CDS encoding deoxyguanosinetriphosphate triphosphohydrolase produces the protein MTIRERLEERERQTLSPHAALAAESQGRERPEPEHDFRTAFQRDRDRILHTKAFRRLKHKTQVFLAPVGDHYRTRLTHTLEVAQIARTVSRALFLNEDLTEAISLGHDLGHTPFGHAGEAVLNEVYAPGFRHYEQSLRVVEKLEPSRRGPGLNLTAEVREGILNHSKGKIILFKRPSDRTVTLEAQVVSVSDAIAYINHDIDDAIRGGLISIEDLPKEAIDLVGHTSSKRINAMVTALIEGSSDGVIAMTEEVRLATVELRSYLYANLYPCKAIRSEIDKAKKILRELHSHLLENPTQESSAGDPAEPLERRTVDFLAGMTDSYAMQLYSKLFFPESWPS, from the coding sequence ATGACGATTCGTGAACGGCTTGAAGAGCGAGAGCGCCAGACGCTCAGTCCACACGCGGCGCTCGCCGCCGAGTCGCAAGGCCGTGAACGCCCCGAACCTGAACACGACTTTCGCACCGCCTTTCAACGCGACCGCGACCGGATACTTCATACCAAGGCGTTCCGCCGGCTGAAACATAAGACGCAGGTCTTCCTCGCCCCCGTAGGCGATCATTACCGCACACGATTGACGCACACGCTGGAGGTCGCGCAAATAGCACGTACCGTTTCCCGTGCCCTGTTCCTCAACGAAGATCTCACCGAAGCCATTTCACTTGGACACGATCTCGGGCACACGCCGTTCGGGCATGCAGGCGAGGCGGTCCTCAACGAAGTCTACGCCCCCGGTTTCCGACACTATGAACAAAGCCTTCGCGTGGTTGAGAAGCTTGAGCCCTCCAGACGCGGTCCCGGGTTGAATCTTACCGCCGAGGTTCGCGAAGGCATCTTGAACCATTCCAAAGGCAAGATCATTTTGTTTAAACGCCCAAGCGACCGCACCGTGACGCTCGAAGCCCAAGTGGTCAGTGTTAGCGACGCGATTGCCTACATCAACCACGATATTGACGACGCGATCCGCGGCGGCCTCATTTCCATTGAAGACCTTCCCAAGGAGGCCATCGACCTTGTGGGGCACACGTCCTCCAAACGCATCAATGCCATGGTAACGGCCCTTATCGAAGGCAGTTCGGATGGCGTGATCGCTATGACCGAGGAAGTACGTCTCGCGACGGTCGAACTGCGTTCCTATCTGTATGCCAATCTCTATCCGTGCAAGGCTATCCGCAGCGAAATCGACAAGGCCAAGAAAATCCTGCGTGAACTCCATTCGCATCTGCTTGAGAATCCCACTCAGGAAAGCAGCGCTGGCGATCCTGCTGAGCCCCTCGAACGCCGAACGGTCGACTTCCTGGCAGGAATGACCGACTCCTACGCCATGCAACTCTACAGCAAGCTGTTCTTCCCTGAGTCATGGCCGAGTTAG
- a CDS encoding metallophosphatase family protein: MLIAIIADLHANLEATRAVLDDIDKRKPDKTICLGDLTGYNANPNEVVELVREREIPTIMGNHDAAVCRLEDPWFFREAAKRVIEWQIEQLDDDHRRWLSSCPEQIVFRGTCLGVHGSPSSRDDYIIDWLDAMRQLEFLNGRDVSICFFGHSHRPSFFSEKGNTVNHSTEVRQLHPSNRYFINPGAVGQPRDRDPRAAYGLFESDKMTFEFCRVEYDIETCQRKIIEAGLPTELARRLSKGK, encoded by the coding sequence ATGTTGATCGCAATTATTGCAGACCTACACGCCAACCTGGAAGCAACCAGGGCGGTGTTGGATGACATCGATAAGCGCAAACCCGACAAAACCATCTGCTTGGGTGACCTTACCGGATATAACGCCAACCCGAATGAAGTTGTGGAACTTGTCCGCGAACGTGAAATTCCCACCATCATGGGCAATCACGACGCTGCCGTCTGCAGACTGGAAGATCCTTGGTTCTTCCGCGAAGCGGCCAAGCGTGTGATCGAATGGCAAATCGAGCAGCTTGACGACGATCACCGCCGGTGGCTTTCGTCCTGCCCCGAACAAATCGTCTTTCGCGGGACATGCCTGGGGGTCCACGGATCTCCCAGCAGCCGCGACGATTACATTATCGATTGGCTGGACGCCATGCGGCAGCTCGAATTCCTGAACGGACGCGATGTCTCGATCTGTTTCTTCGGACATAGTCACCGTCCCTCGTTCTTCAGCGAAAAAGGCAATACCGTGAACCACAGCACGGAGGTTCGCCAGCTTCATCCGTCCAATCGTTATTTCATCAATCCCGGCGCGGTTGGTCAGCCTCGCGACCGCGATCCGCGCGCGGCGTACGGACTATTCGAAAGCGACAAGATGACCTTCGAGTTCTGCCGCGTCGAGTACGACATCGAGACGTGCCAGCGGAAGATTATTGAAGCAGGTTTGCCCACGGAATTGGCGCGGCGCCTATCCAAGGGCAAGTAA
- a CDS encoding right-handed parallel beta-helix repeat-containing protein — protein sequence MRTMVTIILALGFLAVLSEAETFYLSPSGNDANPGTEAAPFATLEKARDAARTAKSSAKDGVSVVIAGGVYTLDKPVVFTPEDSGTAERPVKYVAKEGEQPVFRGGRTITGWKRAEGDLWTVEIPEVKAGTWYFRQLFVNGERRPRTKLPQDGYYTIAGGGTPPKRSFKFNAGEINPAWKNLNDVEVIVLQFWTEARLRIASIDTATNMVVFTGDAFRPLDWNKGWYVENVREALNTPGQWYLDRATGVLTYWAKPGEDLEKVEVVAPVSRYWMRFEGDAANGAFVDHLTFEGLHFEYSDWRLDDTLGYSYPQAAIDEHPNEPLFQGWPEGDSIPQSQIEVPAGIFASGARNTAFMQCEFAHTGAWAMDWQTGCKDIAVSRSHFYDLGAGGIRVGSPKIAPSDALETSRVTIEDCRIHDGVRVYQGAPAIWIGQSSDNTVAHNEIYGPFEWAISVGWNWGYTPPNRARDNKVEFNHVHDLGDSPLGTHGAIYSLGVQPGTVIRNNHIHDIRGGGSGIVLDNASVGVLVEDNVVHHCSYSSFMSNFNDLGNMVFNNVFAMATKDQLHRIGDVPADRTKIHQTGVFFHNIFYWDTGTLFESKDWVDYNIIMENNLYFDATGAPVTFCSFSFDEWKAKGLDQHSLVADPLFVNPAGGDFSLKPESPAFQLGHKAIDMRNVGPRFR from the coding sequence ATGCGAACTATGGTGACGATCATTCTTGCACTCGGATTCCTTGCGGTTTTAAGTGAGGCGGAGACTTTCTATCTGTCTCCTTCCGGAAACGATGCCAATCCAGGTACGGAAGCGGCGCCATTTGCGACGCTGGAAAAGGCGCGTGACGCCGCTCGTACTGCGAAATCATCGGCTAAGGATGGTGTATCCGTGGTCATTGCTGGCGGGGTATACACACTCGACAAGCCGGTAGTGTTTACACCGGAAGACTCGGGAACAGCGGAACGTCCAGTGAAGTATGTGGCGAAAGAGGGCGAGCAACCGGTGTTTCGCGGCGGGCGAACAATTACCGGATGGAAACGCGCCGAAGGCGATCTGTGGACCGTCGAGATCCCGGAAGTGAAAGCGGGTACATGGTATTTCCGCCAGTTGTTTGTCAACGGCGAGCGGCGTCCGCGAACCAAGCTGCCGCAAGACGGTTACTACACCATTGCCGGCGGAGGGACTCCTCCGAAGCGGTCATTCAAGTTCAATGCGGGAGAGATCAATCCCGCATGGAAGAATCTGAACGATGTGGAAGTGATTGTGCTTCAGTTCTGGACAGAGGCGCGGTTGCGGATTGCGTCCATCGACACCGCAACCAATATGGTTGTATTCACTGGCGACGCATTTCGCCCGCTCGATTGGAACAAGGGATGGTATGTCGAGAATGTTCGCGAGGCATTAAACACGCCGGGGCAATGGTATCTCGATCGGGCCACGGGCGTGCTCACGTATTGGGCCAAGCCCGGTGAAGATTTGGAGAAAGTTGAAGTGGTGGCGCCTGTCTCGCGCTATTGGATGCGCTTCGAAGGAGACGCCGCCAACGGCGCGTTTGTCGACCATCTCACGTTCGAGGGACTCCACTTTGAGTACTCGGACTGGAGGCTTGATGACACTCTGGGCTACAGCTATCCCCAAGCGGCCATCGACGAGCATCCGAATGAGCCCTTGTTTCAAGGATGGCCTGAAGGCGATTCGATTCCGCAGTCGCAAATCGAAGTGCCTGCCGGAATTTTCGCGAGTGGCGCGCGAAACACGGCATTCATGCAATGCGAATTTGCGCACACGGGCGCGTGGGCCATGGATTGGCAGACGGGGTGCAAGGATATCGCCGTTTCAAGAAGTCACTTCTACGATCTGGGCGCAGGCGGGATTCGAGTGGGAAGCCCCAAGATCGCGCCCTCTGACGCCTTGGAGACCTCACGGGTCACAATCGAAGACTGTCGCATCCACGACGGCGTGAGGGTATACCAAGGTGCACCCGCGATTTGGATTGGACAAAGCAGCGACAACACGGTCGCCCACAACGAAATTTACGGTCCGTTTGAGTGGGCCATCTCGGTGGGTTGGAATTGGGGATACACGCCGCCGAACCGGGCGCGCGATAACAAGGTTGAGTTTAACCACGTGCACGATCTGGGCGACAGTCCGCTGGGTACGCACGGGGCCATCTATTCGCTGGGTGTTCAACCGGGCACTGTCATTCGCAACAATCACATTCACGACATACGCGGTGGCGGGAGCGGCATTGTGCTCGACAACGCGAGCGTAGGCGTATTGGTTGAAGACAACGTCGTGCATCATTGCTCGTATTCGTCGTTCATGAGCAATTTCAACGACCTCGGGAACATGGTGTTCAACAATGTCTTTGCGATGGCGACGAAAGATCAGTTGCATCGTATTGGAGATGTTCCTGCGGACAGGACCAAGATCCACCAGACCGGCGTGTTCTTTCACAACATCTTCTATTGGGATACAGGCACGCTGTTCGAGAGCAAGGATTGGGTCGACTACAACATCATCATGGAGAACAATCTCTACTTCGATGCGACTGGCGCACCTGTCACGTTTTGTTCGTTTTCATTTGACGAGTGGAAGGCCAAAGGACTCGACCAGCACTCGCTGGTCGCGGATCCTTTGTTTGTCAATCCGGCTGGCGGCGATTTTTCGCTCAAGCCTGAATCGCCTGCCTTCCAATTGGGGCACAAGGCCATCGATATGAGGAATGTCGGTCCCAGGTTCCGGTAA
- a CDS encoding 2Fe-2S iron-sulfur cluster binding domain-containing protein — protein sequence MSELVFEGTTYEVPPGNTVLEALEVAGVTIPSSCRSGVCQSCLLRAVEGTPPATAQAGLRDTLRQQGYFLACCCKPDGSLEVVRPNDAGLRHRARVARVRSLNATVAELTLECDAAFEYRPGQFANIALTCGTVRSYSLASVPTEDPHLHMHIARMPGGIVSGWVHDSAKEGDFVDLLGPHGNCFYTVGNFGQTLVLAGTGTGLAPLYGIARDALRHGHTGDIHLFHGSIRQEGLYLVEELRALSHTHSNLHYYPCVLEGPADAQTHVGALDAHVTSTLSTLRGSRVFLCGHPDFVKMMQKKTFLLGAAMKDIFADSFLPAKTVTA from the coding sequence ATGAGCGAATTGGTCTTCGAAGGCACCACCTACGAGGTTCCACCCGGGAACACGGTGCTGGAAGCGCTGGAGGTAGCGGGAGTCACCATACCCAGCTCCTGCCGGAGCGGTGTCTGTCAGTCATGTCTATTGAGGGCCGTGGAGGGAACACCACCCGCCACGGCTCAGGCAGGTCTGCGCGACACGCTCCGTCAGCAGGGCTACTTTCTCGCATGCTGCTGTAAACCCGATGGCAGCCTGGAAGTTGTCCGCCCAAACGACGCCGGACTCCGTCACCGCGCGCGCGTGGCGAGAGTACGTTCACTGAATGCTACAGTCGCAGAGCTGACTCTGGAGTGCGATGCCGCGTTTGAATATCGGCCGGGGCAGTTCGCGAATATCGCCTTGACCTGTGGCACAGTCAGAAGCTACTCGCTGGCGAGCGTTCCCACCGAAGATCCCCATCTCCATATGCACATTGCGCGTATGCCCGGCGGGATTGTCAGCGGATGGGTACACGATAGCGCCAAAGAGGGAGACTTCGTGGACCTTCTCGGGCCGCACGGCAACTGCTTCTACACGGTGGGCAACTTCGGACAAACCCTGGTGCTTGCAGGAACGGGAACGGGCCTCGCGCCGCTTTACGGGATCGCAAGAGACGCACTTCGCCATGGGCACACGGGAGACATTCACCTCTTCCACGGGAGCATCCGCCAGGAAGGCTTGTATCTCGTCGAGGAATTGCGCGCGCTCAGTCACACACATTCAAATCTGCATTATTATCCGTGCGTGCTTGAAGGTCCCGCCGACGCGCAGACACACGTTGGCGCTCTCGACGCACATGTCACGTCCACGCTTTCTACACTGCGCGGTTCTCGCGTCTTCCTATGCGGCCACCCTGATTTTGTAAAGATGATGCAGAAGAAGACCTTCCTGCTCGGGGCAGCCATGAAAGACATCTTCGCGGATTCGTTTCTTCCCGCGAAGACAGTGACCGCGTAG
- a CDS encoding group 1 truncated hemoglobin: protein MATLYETLGGQAAVEAAVDIFYRHVLGDDRISHFFDDVDMERQAAKQKAFLTMAFGGPHNYTGADMRRAHAHLVARGLNDTHFDAVKENLEKALSELSAPAELIQQVLAIAESTRNDVLSR from the coding sequence ATGGCAACTCTGTACGAGACTCTGGGCGGGCAGGCGGCGGTCGAGGCGGCGGTCGATATCTTCTACCGTCATGTACTCGGAGACGATCGCATCAGTCACTTCTTTGATGACGTCGACATGGAACGTCAGGCGGCCAAACAAAAGGCGTTCTTGACGATGGCATTTGGCGGACCGCACAACTACACCGGCGCAGACATGCGCAGGGCGCACGCTCATCTCGTGGCTCGCGGACTGAATGACACGCATTTCGACGCCGTGAAAGAGAATCTTGAGAAGGCGCTTAGTGAACTATCCGCGCCCGCGGAATTGATCCAGCAAGTACTTGCCATTGCCGAGTCCACACGCAACGACGTGCTCAGCCGTTAG